The Spinacia oleracea cultivar Varoflay chromosome 2, BTI_SOV_V1, whole genome shotgun sequence DNA segment ATAATTTATGGGTCAGCCCCTGACATCATCATCCAATCTATTTTCCTACATAATAGTTCCAAAAAAATGTTGTCCTATTTATGCAAAAAAATGTACATTAAAAAGCCCCGAGACATAAAAAATCCACAGATGTTATATTACAAGTGTAATCCTTAACTATTTTATGTGGTGCAAAGGAATTGTtcaacaacaaaatcaacaacacCAGGAGCAACAAAGCAACATGTGGTATGAGGGAATATCGGAAGACAACAACAATATTAGTGACGAACTCAAGAAACTGAAGAAGATAGTGAAAGAGCTGAAAAAATCTCAAGCTGCAACAATTAAAATAGGAATTGTAATGTTTTTGTTTCTAATGTTTGTAATTAAGAAGTAATGAAGACAAACAATGATGGTTGTAATGGCACGAGCACATAATTTTCATTTATCAGTAAAATGCAAGTCTTTGAACTCGTAGAGTAAATGAAAGAGTTTGTTTCCAAAATAAACCAAACATCAAGTTGTCGGTAGTTTTACAAAAAAGGCCAAAATGTGCCGCAACCTAAGCTTGTTtccaaaataaaacgaacatTAAAAACAGAAATACTAAACTAAAACCTAAGCATACTGACAGTTATGCAACTTTGGACTTCTTCCCTTTCGATGCAGTAGATGTTGGACCCTTCCTCTTTCTAGCACCAAATGTTGATGCACCAGCAGACCCAACAGCTAGGGGTGTGCAGAATTTGACCGGGTCAAGAATACGGTCCGGATCCAAACCGGAATtatccggtccggtccggactGGTGGATTCAGGACCGGACACCGGTCCTaaagaatttacgattccggattTATGACCGGACCGGATAAAAACCGGAAAAATCCGATCTGGACCCGGAATCCggatttttgacaaaaaatgatatgaaatagGTTTGAGAAGTAAAAACCCTAACAAATAGTTAGCCGCCACCCATCCATTATCACCTAGGTActcctcttttctctctcctcccctatTCTCTTACCCAGTAATTCATCTTacttctcttttctctctctttctccagCGTCCACCGTCCACCACCAGTCACTACCTTCACAGAGACCCATAAGATCGTCGATCTACTTCTACTCCCTCTTTGAAGCTTCACGCATTGATGCTAATTGTTTGGTAAATTGAGAGAAAGTATTAAGTTTTGAGTTTTAAACTTCATAAATCATGCTTCTTGAGTTCTTGTTATACTCTTTTTTAGTATTGATCTTGTTATAGGTAAtatgaaaatatgaaattatgGTTTTGAAGTTTTGGATCTCGGTTAGATCTTTGGTTTGGTGTTCTAGATCTTTTAcaaattatattttttgaaaaagtttCACAACTGTTGTGAAGTATTAATGGAATTCATTTAACTTGTGATTTTGGATCTTGTTATACTCAGTACGGAATATGATTGTTTGATCTCTATATTGTTTAGTGCAAGGTGAGATTATTGATTAACTCATCTTAATTTTCCGGATTTGAAGTTTGCATTAGTCTACTTTTGAAGTGGTTTTTTtcactaaaaaataaatttgtaaTACGCAGTTGAATATTTTCCGATCCACCGGACTAAAACCCGGATCGAACCGGAATTACCAGGTACGGACCGAACATGACCGGGATTATTCCGGTCCGGTCTCCGCACGCAGAAAATTCGACATTCTGGATCCGGACCATTCGGGTTCCGGTCCGGACCGTCCCGGTTCTAGACCGGTGCACAGTCCTACCAGCACCAGCAACAACAACTTCGATTCCTTCCTCTGTTTTACAGTGGAACCTCCTTTACAAGTTCTTGAGTTCTGGCCAACTTGCTTACACTTCACAATGGTGTTTCTTCCCCCCCTTTTCTTCTCATGAGCACCCATTCTTCTCTGCTTGGCTGGTCTGCCAGCTGCTCTTCTCATTAGTGGGGGGAGAATCATAGGTAGGTCAAATGTGGGCCACTGTGTTGAGTCAGGCATGGGGTGAATATGTTCTGAGTATGTGAGCTTATAGGTTGCCCCTTTGAAGTATGGAGAAACAAAGTCAGTAGGCTTGAGTCTTTGATGGTATATGACCTTAAGAGCATGCTTGCAAGGTATATCACACCCTTGCCATTTACCACAACCACACACTCCAACATCTagttgatatgttcatattttgtagtgtttttacccccgtcccttagtactttttgatctcaaatgagctcttcggagcgatttttagtactaatgtgctccttgtagtgtgtttgtagtttcaggttcatcattgtaggaattagcatatttttgtgcatttcctactcattggaatcaatacaagagattatgtactttcgagagcacaaacattaagttggaagagttttgaagcaaagcgaataacgaaagaagtagaaaaatgactatagtccactattataatcataactcaagttctacaactccaaatgaagtaattccaattgggttggattctagacttcaatagctttccaaaaAGTGGttactcgcctaattccgacgaataacgaaggagatatggcgttttgaagattgaggatcgtgcagtttcgacacgcgcccgatcgggcggtcattctgggcgctgttctgggcatttcgcaaccgcccgatcgggcgaaatttcgcccgatctggccgactatcgagcagttTGCCCTATCGGGCGAAGCGCCGCCCGATCGGGTGACGCCAACCCTGATGCTTTTTCGCGTTTTTTCTTTCCggtttttggcttgtattttgggcaaactataaatactagccctttATTTTTAGTAGACACTTTATATTCTAGTATTGAACCTTAGTATTATTTTCCTTagcctagttttctctctaatttatgcaaaaacacttagtttaattctcaataaaaattcaagctttcaattccctttgttcttcaaataggtattatttcttatttcaattcattgtcttgctttaataatgctttcaattatgattattgctttgtttattgtcaacatgcttgagtagtttaatttctagggttggggatccatgaataatatgaagggatgattgaatgattatgattgttggcattgtaattgattcctattgattggtttattccactatacaattagatttgcgcagatttaattgtggtagttatgcaatatcaaattaagattcgagagatgcaatttgatgtttaggcttgtgtcaataggtggaattggagttaatacgtagcgagagcccgttaattctaagtctatgattagtatcgacttgagaaagcatgctagtctaattaattactttgttgattatcgtgattgttcaatgtcctgaattattatttgttggcgaacctataccctagattccttaacatattgattcattcttgtttaattatcgttcgtagtcttagcatacaaaccatcaaccaacttttgttcacaatagtctagattaattaattgatagtagaaagaacgtctatttccctgtggattcgatcctgacttcccttgctacctagctagtggaccttaggttattttttattaggtgatacgacttaagcctgtcaCTAGCCTAATTGGAAACTTCACATGACCATCCAAAACCCCAAATTCACCCCCGCGGCATTAGTTGCATAACAGAACTTTGAGTCAGCACTCCTCTCTTCTAGTTCCTTAATAGCATATGGTGTCAATTGATCGGGTCCAATGTCAACAGCTTTATCAAATATGACCCCTATTTTTGCCATGCACCAAAACCTTATTTCTAACATTTAAAATAGAACAACTGACATCAGACACTTGAATGCAAAACAAAACCGTACTCGGACACTTGTACACAAACCCGACTCGGACACTTAACACAAACTCGACTCGAACACTTGAACACAAACCCAAGTAAATAAGTTCCAGTGACACTAAATAAGGATAAAATGAACAGGATCACCTTCAAGAAGTGACATAATAGGAAAATCCCTAAAGGGTTTGGTACAAGCGTTGAAGGATCCCACAAAGTTGGGGGTGTTGTGATCACAACGTGTGTCCTCAACATCAAACTTGTGTCTAGACCAATGCTCAAGCACTTTGTCAAGATATCCCAATGCTTATGTCATGATTTTGGAAATCTTTTCCATGGATTTGTTGTACACATACGAATTGTATGCATCAGCAGCAACTCAGAACAAGTCATGGAAGGTTGTGCCACTGTATCCAGTTTGTCTGCAGTTAATATACAGATGTTGAGCACAGACCCTCCTGGCTACTCTGGGGAAAACATCATACAAAGCAGCTTCAACACCCTGCAAAACACAATTGTGTTTCAGTGACTAGGGAATTAAATCAGGAAACtgaattttttttgcaaaaaaaccaaaaaagggAGGAGTAATTACCCTCAGTCTGTCACTAATAAAAGTCCAGTCATCCCTCTGGCATCCATGTTGAACAAATAAAGCCCTCAAATTTATGAGAAAATAGGACCATGTGTCCATACTATCCGTACTCACAATGATATACACACATGGAAAAATCTCATTATTTCCATCAATAGCAACTGCGGTGAGAATAATCCCCTTATAGTATCCAGTCAAATGTGCACCATCAATGCATATGATAGGCCTACAACCTCTTAGGAAACCCCTAACTTGTGCATCAAAGGAGAAAAAACAAGTCTTGAAAAGGGGTGTCGCATTACCAGAATCTGTAGTCCAAGTGACCAAGGCATAGCTCCCGGGATTGGTAGACTTGCACAAATAGGACAACATTTGTTTGGAACTATTACGTAGGAAAATAGATTGGATGATGATGTATTGGATGAAGAACTCGTGCTTAATGTGTGTCTGTGGGAGGGGGGGGGGAGTGTTGTTGTTTGGTgtgtggttgttgttgttgctgctatttggttgttgttgttgctgctgtctGGTTGTTGTTGTCTGGTTGTTGGTTGTTGTTTGTGCAGGGGGGGGGGATGGGGTGTACTGTTTATGCAGTTAGGGGATGAGGATTTAGGGTTGTGTGGTggatgttgttgctgttgtgcAAGGGGGGAATGGGTTATGGGTGGTATGGGAGGTATATGTAAGAGAAATCAGGAATTGCAACGCCTATATTATTCAAATACAACGGCTAGTTTTGTGAAAAAATTAAAGTAAAAAATAGGGTATTTCGTGCATTATATCAATCCTAAGAGGTATCAAGCGCAATAtattttaactaattaactGACTAACAGAGGTTTAACATCCGTTAGGAGTGTTTGGTGCGTtatggaaagtttaggggtagtTGGTGCATTAAGCAAAACCCAaggtcatttcatgaaaaatccaaaaataataaaataataaaataatttataataatactaataaataataaacaacaaataataaataataatacaaCAATAGTAACAATAAtactaatagtaataataataataataataataataataataataatataataataatagtaaatgAAGATGAACATtacaatatacggagtaattaataataatatttaacactataaataataaataagagcATTAAAGAATAAGATAAACACAATGCCGTtcttttgaactgaactgaatgaagATGAGTTGAGCTGTAAGtggaactgaactgaactgaatagaACTGAACTAAATAGAACTGAACTAAATAGAACTGCAATTAAGTCCAAAATAATAGGGCCTGTATCTGCAGTTTAACTCGTAGTTTGGTGAACATTGCATTTGAGCTTGATAATGACATATGCGGAGTACTTGTATAAGCGTCATTGTATGTGCGTGTGACCTCAAACCATACCAACTTTCATTACAATGATGAACGCGTTACATGCGAGCCGAAAAAAATGAGACTCTGCCAAGTCTAACTTTGCAAAGAGCTTGGAGCAATCAGAGAAGGCTTTCCCCCAAACAAATATGGATATAACAAGTTGCAAACGCATTCAAGTAATTGTAGATGCAGCTAGTAAAGCTACTCTCAAGAGCACAGGACTTTATGTACACAACATTCTTTCTCAATTTCTTTTTCGTTTTGGTAATTTCATAACATTCTCAGGTTCAATATATACAAACTGTTCTCATTCGCAGATACcgaaaagttacaaaaaaaactaCTTCCCAGCAACAGCAGCATCAACATTGTGACTAGTAGATATTACAAGAAGATCAGTAGAGGATCAAAAAACACTTTAAAGCCAACACTTTCGGACATCTTTAACACTACAAAGATTATATTACAAACCCAGACTAATGTCTCAAGCAACCTACTTGGCTGCAGTAGAACATAACTCCAGTAAAGAAGGCAGGAAGCAAGGTACGAGGAGGTATACCACTTTGTTACCCCACAAAGCTCCACTCTGCTAACCAAACTCTCGGAGAACATGCACATCACACACAGAAAGACAACTATAAGGAACATCTAGTTTGCCAAATTTGTATTCAGCTAATTTCCCTGTAAATATCATAGTCTCAGTGATAATGAAAAAAAGGAAAGGGAAAataaagaaagagaagaaaaataTGTTAACCGATTGAATACCTTCTTATTAGTAAACAGCAGGAATCACAGTCTTTGAGTTATTTGGAGCTGGTAAGAGATGACTACATGACCTGGTTTTACCAGACTCCACATCGTATGATGAAAATAACTTCCTCTGCGACCATAGAATATACGTAACATCAAGACCAGACCAAGCAATAAAAAATCAGCTGAAGTTTAAGAACAGTCATTTAAGATCTTAATAGTAAAGGATCAGTTTCATGCAAATACTAGATAATTCATGTGAAATGCAGGCCTGACAACAGCACCAGAACTGAATATCTCAAATACCATACAGGCGATACAGTACCACAATAAACAGTAACTAACGTTTGACAAAATACACTTACATATTCCTCAAATTCAGGGCTAAGCAAATTGACCGAAAGGTTTTTCATCAACAGCAATACCTGGTCATTTCAAAGGAAACATCATTAAATTACACAAGAAAGTGTGGATCATAGACATATGAAAAGCTCTGAGGAAATGCTGAAACTATCCAACACATCTGGATCATGCAAGATGTTTCAAGAACAGCAACAAGAATACACAGAGCTCAAAGAATTCAAACAACAGTTTGGTCTGATTTCCCAGATAATTATAGAGAAGGCAACGTACTGTCTCAACATTAATTGGGTCCATCATCTTTAACCTCTGCAGGTGATCACGCGCATTGGGGTCGAAGACGCTTCCAATGAAACTGTAAACCTGAGCAAAATCTGGCACTGCTGCAAGCAGAAAAGAAATCAGCATGTTAGTACAAATTCAGGGCTATGCCTACAGTAAGCAGATTCCAGTTTCTAAGTTAACATCGTGGTaattttcaaaaaagaaaaaaagccgTTATCATCTTGGTATACCCATAGTTGGGGAAGTGTTTAACTGGATAGACTAGATTGGACTTTGCCAAGTCTAAAACCAATCCACATTTTTTTGTAACAGATATTTGAGTCCAAGTCTGGTCCATACCAGACCCAAAAAAATGACGACATTAATTAGTTTTTACCCCAATAAATCTTACTTCTATTAAGAAAATAAAACCCGTATGGTCCAGACCACCAACATTGTCACTGTCTTACACATCAAAGTACTtaagtttttaaaagttagtagTGGCCACTAAGAAAGAAAATGAGGGCAACTGTCGAGACTCGAGAGAGAGGGAAAGAGAAAGAGGGTCTTTAGGAAAGGGCTTAGAGGTTTTATATGAGAAATAACATCCTGTGACTTAGAGACCATTATGAGTGAAATCCCAACCTTTAGTGTGTTTCTGGTCCATAGTACCAACTGTAGGCCAAGTGCTTCCACTCTcattgctgctgctgctacaaCCAGTGGGAGTCATCGACATTGCTAATGCTGCATCATCTGCGGAAAAGACACACCAGAATACAGTTTCATTTCAGGTAAAATTTCCAACAAAATCCTAATTTTTCATGATGTACAAGAACACGGGCCAGCATTTACGATAATTTACAAGATCAATAATACTCATCTATCCTAGATTCTTACTACATTATGTCCATTTCTTAATGAAGTCCAGtcacaaccaattttctttgcTAGATACTCGTGTTCTTAAATAGCTAGTCCCTATGTTCTTTTTCCTATACAAGGGGTTCGGTTCTAGAAAACTACCTCTTCTCATAGAACCAAAGGTCCAGGGCGATGTTGAACCACTGCCACTTTGATTAGTGAGTACTGATGATGGGTCATGGTGGTAAACATACCCCGGTTCCAAAGCACAAACAGGTGACTCCTGATACTGTCCTGTAGATTGACTAGTCGTTGAAGCTGCAACAAAAAATTCAGGTGTATAAGAATTACAATTTCTCAAATAAGGTCACCAGTAAGAAGTAGACGCAAGAAAGTGGCATCCCAACCAATCTTGGAAGCTTTTTGCGGGTATGGATGAGCTGCTTTCCTCTTCGGTCGAGGAGGCGGCACACGTTCATTAGACCCATTCTTCTGAACCTTAAGAAAGTACTTTTGAGCATGACTACGAATCTGCAAGAATCACAAATTCATGATCCACCAGCTCACATCAGAGAAATAGAAGGCCTAGATTAAGCACATTAGCTAGAGTAATACTGGCTCACCAACATCATAGACAATTCAATCCAAGCTGCTCCAATGAGCAGCAATGTAATTGCTTATTGCTTTTCAACTCCAAAATCTAACAAGTTGTTACTTAATCATTAGTCATAAACAGTGAAAAAATAAAGTCCACGAGCAGGACGGTTCCAATTTGCATTACTAAGAAAATtcattatgaatttatgatgaCCATCTATAATCCATAACAACCAAATCTTCAAACTCAGAGTGAGTGGGAATAAAAGTTGAACCACGCATGCTGAGAAATGAACACCAAACTTACAGAGTGGATCGAGAACTAGTAAAGCTGAAAACTATTTATCCTTTTCCCACCCCATAAAGAACTAGAGCAGAATATAAAATAGTCATATATGTTACATTGGACCACGATACATCGATACTCACAAGCTTGCTACTGATGGTGGTTGTAGGTACAACTAAATATATAAATCCGAGACAAAGCGTATTGTCAAGTTATTATTGCAGAAAACATAAGATGTGCCACAACGATACCATTCAATACAAATGGTAATAGCAGATACGGCCTTCACATTGGCTACTGTAAACACAACTACAGGAGTTCATCAAATCATTCACTTAGCCGCTAATCCTACATCAGATTATGAGCTGTGAAACAACAGAATAAAATACAAAGTAATGCAAGTCGCCAGATGGTCCTTTAATCTCAGGTATATATCTTAGATTCTAGAACAAAACAACCTATAACCACCACCACGCAGGTCGGTtattaaactaaaattaaaCTAGCCCACAATTGTGTACACACAGACGTATTGAACTTAAAACACCTTATTGTGAACCTTAACTTATGTCCAGAAGGTTAATCATAGATGTCAAACAGCACATGGCAATAATTTCTGACAAGTTCCAGACCCATCATCAGAATATCTGAAAATAGAAGATCTCAAATCGGTACCTGAATAACAGTCTTGGAGCCAATAAATGCTTCGATTTTCTTCCAGTCACGATCGAATCTGAGGCATAAAAAGAATTTAACAAATTAGGACACGTTCAATTGACTTGTCACAAACACTCTTATAACTTGCCAATTACAAAttgcaaaataattaaaaaatcctAAGGACCCCGCTTCCAACCTGCTCCATTAGACAACTgcaagatgaagatgaagaaacaGGCCTATATGCTATGTTACTTCGACACCTTGGTTGGCCGGGGTGTCGGGTGTCGACCCGACACTTTACAAGTGTCCGAGGAAGTGTCAACACCCGTGTCGGCAAAGGATTTGAAATCAAGTGTTGAGATTGGAGAACATAAAAAGAGAACAATAATGTCCAATTTTTGGCATccaagatgaagatgaagcaTCATCGGTGACTAAATTAGTCGTATCACAGGTTACCTAGtgccctcctcctcctcctcctcctcctctttttctttttacatACTAAAATAATATGGAGAGGGAGCTTCTCTGACAATTTATATGATAGCCATGTCTAAAGAACTAGTCAGGACACTCCATTGACCGTGTCGCCATGTCTGCAAAATTTTGGTCGGAGTGTCGGATcctcccacacggtatcggacATGACACTTAAATCCGTGTTTGAGCAACATAGCCTATATACCAATGAAAACAGGGTAATATTCTTGAAGTAATCTACAGTTAACTGTTTAAGGAAAAAATCAATCCGCTACATTGAAATCCTTAGTTGCTCCCAATAATGTTACTGATCTCCCGTATTTAAAAAATGAGAAAGCCATCCATCAATCTTCAAGTCCAATTCCCAATCCCAATTTAGCATTTCAACTTCCAAGTaccaccttttagcatttcaaCTTCCAAGTACCACCTTTTAGATCCCACGTCAGTCTTCTACATACGAATGGTCTAAAATTTGACAGTGACAGCTCCAACTACCACCATAAGTAACACAGGAAGATTGCCACACAGAACTGAAGATTGCGTAACCAAGACTCTTATTACTAGATAAGAAACAAACATAAAATCTAGGTCATGTGTAAGAGTAAAATCTCTAAAGTTCTAATGAGAATTGAGAACTCCCACAATTTAGCAATACAGTGTTTATTGAACACTATGACCATTAACAGATTGTGATTATAACTACAACTCTTACACTTCGGTTGGCAAGATCCAAAAGTAAGATGACTCATTGTCCTAACTTCCACCAACCCTTCAAATATCAAAACAAGGCCAAGCGATACTCATGCAACACAGCCTTTCTGGTTCTTGATTTACATATCTATTTTCATCATACAATCTTCCACAAATATAAAACATCAAAAGCACAGTGAAGATACTAATAGCCTTTCCAGATTCTAGTTCTTGGCTTAcatttttatttcataaaaccacacatgtataaacaaggatttcatttcATGAAAGCAACCACATCCACCATCACACGATTCACACCTTCCTATTCATCAAGGACCAACTCTTACAGGAGCATCCGATCCTCACATTCGAGCTTTTCCTCTTCATCTAAAAGAATGGCAAAGATCAATAACATCCGCATAAATCGCCATCTACTACCACCCCAAATTCACCGAGACGTTGATATCGACTACATACATCCCCAAGTTCACATAACAACTTGTCTAGGTTTTACATCATGTAACTCTAGGTTTTCACATAacaattcattcattcattgtTCCGAATCACCAAAACTTATCATCACAATTTAACAACAAACAACACCAATACCATGTTTAACTAGCCTGATTGCAATTTTAACCAATTTAACTACAAtatcaataaaataaattcaaaacttataacaattaaacatggTGTAATTAAGAACACAGCTCAAACAACAAAATTAAGAGCATAGTCATAACCAAATTACTCAAATACAATGAATTGACAAAAAGAGAACTCACAATTGAAGAGCTTCGAGAAACTTGTCGTGCTCCTGTTCAGTCCAGTTCTCTCTGGACTTGGTGATTGTATACGGCTTCCTCACTTTCTTACAGTGATCCTCTGTCGCCGGAACAACATAACCACTGGAAACCGGCGAATTTACCGGCGGAAGAGAGTTGACTCCGGTAAGAGGCATGTCGGAATTAAATTCTAAGTTATATCCTTGCGGTTGCAGGGGATTTGGATTTACTGACACCATTTGCAAACCTTCAAaatcaattaattgaaaaatcgATTGATTGAAAGATAATTGAATTGTTCGTGTTGTATGTTGATGAATTTTCTGGAAAACGAGAAGTCAGCTAAAGTAAAGAACAATTTCTTGTGGTTTAAATAGGGAAAGATGGGTAACCGGTTAAGCAATTAACCGcttctatttttgtttttttgtttttatttttaaaaagggAAATTTATGTCTGTGGTGGAGGGAAAAAGGATAGAGGGTAAAATTGTCATTTAATGATAGgtagtaattaaaaaaaagtagcaACGTGGCAGTAGCATGGGGTGCTGGTGTAAAGTGTAAGGAATGTGTTGTCGAGTGCGTAGTTGGGATTGGGGATTGGGATTGGGATTGGGATGGTTCTGTATCTTCTCATGCATTGGGAATTTGGGATTGGGCACATGGGTGGTCTTTGCTGATAGTTTTGGTCCTATTGGCTGGTGTTATGGCCAAAAAAATTGGCGCCGACATAAAATTTTAACCAGCTACGGTCTACGGAGTAAGTTTATTAAGATCTAGAGGATATTGACCAATATAGATTTGGTAagaatttattttgattttagcaatatctAAAGAAATTATTAGGAGATTATATAATTAACTGGCCACCCCTCATTTCAAATTACAAATACAAGATTATCAATAGAATGACATAAAACTCAAAAAACAAACTAGACATTTGAGCTTAGACTTTAAACTCGCCATTTTCAAACatattcaaacaaaataaaaaggcATTCTCAAGTTTTCCTTAAACAAAAGTACCGCTGAG contains these protein-coding regions:
- the LOC110790007 gene encoding protein REVEILLE 5 isoform X1; this translates as MVSVNPNPLQPQGYNLEFNSDMPLTGVNSLPPVNSPVSSGYVVPATEDHCKKVRKPYTITKSRENWTEQEHDKFLEALQLFDRDWKKIEAFIGSKTVIQIRSHAQKYFLKVQKNGSNERVPPPRPKRKAAHPYPQKASKIASTTSQSTGQYQESPVCALEPGYVYHHDPSSVLTNQSGSGSTSPWTFGSMRRDDAALAMSMTPTGCSSSSNESGSTWPTVGTMDQKHTKAVPDFAQVYSFIGSVFDPNARDHLQRLKMMDPINVETVLLLMKNLSVNLLSPEFEEYRKLFSSYDVESGKTRSCSHLLPAPNNSKTVIPAVY
- the LOC110790007 gene encoding protein REVEILLE 5 isoform X2, whose amino-acid sequence is MVSVNPNPLQPQGYNLEFNSDMPLTGVNSLPPVNSPVSSGYVVPATEDHCKKVRKPYTITKSRENWTEQEHDKFLEALQLFDRDWKKIEAFIGSKTVIQIRSHAQKYFLKVQKNGSNERVPPPRPKRKAAHPYPQKASKIASTTSQSTGQYQESPVCALEPGYVYHHDPSSVLTNQSGSGSTSPWTFGSMRRDDAALAMSMTPTGCSSSSNESGSTWPTVGTMDQKHTKVPDFAQVYSFIGSVFDPNARDHLQRLKMMDPINVETVLLLMKNLSVNLLSPEFEEYRKLFSSYDVESGKTRSCSHLLPAPNNSKTVIPAVY